The genomic region GGCAAAATAGGTAATGACTATGTCTGATGTTAATATATTCCACATAAAAGAAAATCTGGATGTAAATGATGATGGCACTACTATTGTTACATGTCCTGAATGTGAGAATGAAATAAGCGTAGCATTCTGTAACATAGTTGATGACAGCATGGCGCTTGCTGAGTGCATAGATTGTCCGGTGTGCAACAAAATTCTGGATCAGGTACATCCATCTGAAAGCTTAAACAAAAAAATTGCTGATCATGTGGCAAAGGAATTGCTGAAAGGTCTCGAACTCGATTTAAGTAGTGTATTATCCAAAAGATAAATTAGCACAGCAACAAGATGGCCTTTTGTAGCTAATTAGATAAAAAATAATTATGAGTAAGCCAGTGCTTACTCTTGCTTGCGGCGCTGGATAAAGAAAGCCAGTCCAATTATTGCTGCTACAGGAAGTGCAATTGTTGGGAATTCAGGAATAGCTTCTATAGTTCTTGAAGCTGTTTGGAATTCTACTACTCCTCCACCAGCACCAATCTCTATATAATAGCGTGCTCCAACAGGTGCATCTGCATCCATTGTAACTATTATTACTCCATCATCCATGTATTCGCTTCCACCTGGGATGAATCCATCTGGGTTATATGCAGTATTGAAATCAATTGTTATGTCACCGGGAACCGCTTCAGCTGGCGACCCTGCTCTGACGCTTATCTCTTCTACTGTATATTCGAAAAATTCATTATATTCTGAACTGAGTATGGATGATGCATAATAACTAAGTACTACGGAATCTCCTGGTTCCATGTATATAGGATTTGATGCAACTGCATTTCCATCAGCATCATACAATATTGCCTGATAAGCTGTTGCAGTCCCTGCCATGGCTAACAGTACTACTAAACACATAATTAATTTCTTCATTATTTACCCCCCCGTACATTGTACGGATTTTCCCGTTTTTCGGGAAAGTTTCCCATATTATAATTACTTATTTTATGTATTTATATGTAATCA from Methanolobus tindarius DSM 2278 harbors:
- a CDS encoding PEF-CTERM sorting domain-containing protein produces the protein MKKLIMCLVVLLAMAGTATAYQAILYDADGNAVASNPIYMEPGDSVVLSYYASSILSSEYNEFFEYTVEEISVRAGSPAEAVPGDITIDFNTAYNPDGFIPGGSEYMDDGVIIVTMDADAPVGARYYIEIGAGGGVVEFQTASRTIEAIPEFPTIALPVAAIIGLAFFIQRRKQE